One region of Chelonoidis abingdonii isolate Lonesome George chromosome 14, CheloAbing_2.0, whole genome shotgun sequence genomic DNA includes:
- the LOC116824992 gene encoding olfactory receptor 6E1-like, translating to MSDMEDRNETDVSEFILLGFSSLGEKLKIFLFLVLLLIYLITVTSNVVIIFILWVDRRLHSPMYFFIANLSFLEIWFTSVTSPKMILNFMSVNQTISFNGCMAQSYFYFALGVTEFCLLVVMSFDRYVAICHPLQYATIMKQRLCIQLVLGSWVGSFTVISLRMLLILKLRFCGLNVIDHFFCDNSPLFQLSCTDTSGVKRVDSILISNIVLSSLCLTMLSYGSIFFSILRIPTATGRQKAFSTCGSHLTALAVVYGSCIVLYARPSGSSSPDVKKGVALLNTVLYPFLNPFIYSLRNKTVKLALRETFSQSTTKLFPNL from the coding sequence ATGTCGGACATGGAGGATAGAAATGAAACGGATGTGTCTGAGTTCATCCTACTGGGATTTTCCAGCCTTGGTGAGAAACTgaaaatttttcttttcctggttcTTCTCCTCATCTACCTGATCACAGTGACGAGCAACGTGGTCATCATTTTCATACTGTGGGTGGATCGCCGACTCCACTCTCCCATGTACTTTTTCATCGCCAATTTGTCCTTCTTGGAAATCTGGTTCACCTCAGTCACAAGCCCTAAGATGATACTGAACTTCATGTCAGTTAACCAAACCATTTCATTCAATGGCTGCATGGCCCAGTCATACTTCTATTTCGCCTTGGGTGTTACAGAGTTCTGCCTTCTAGTGGTCATGTCCTTTGATCGCTATGTTGCCATCTGCCACCCTTTGCAATACGCCACCATCATGAAGCAGAGACTCTGCATCCAACTGGTCCTTGGCTCATGGGTGGGAAGTTTCACAGTTATAAGTTTACGGATGCTCCTGATTTTGAAGCTGAGATTCTGTGGGCTGAATGTGATtgaccatttcttctgtgacaatTCTCCCCTCTTCCAACTCTCCTGCACTGACACCAGTGGAGTTAAAAGGGTGGACTCCATTTTGATCTCAAACATAGTCCTGAGTTCATTATGTTTAACCATGTTGTCTTATGGAAGCATCTTCTTCTCTATTCTGCGAATCCCAACAGCCACAGGCAGACAGAAAGcattttcaacctgtggttcCCATCTCACAGCTTTGGCTGTTGTCTATGGAAGCTGCATTGTTTTGTATGCCAGGCCTTCAGGAAGTTCCTCCCCGGATGTCAAAAAAGGGGTGGCTCTGCTGAACACTGTACTGTACCCTTTCCTCAACCCCTTTATCTACAGCCTCAGAAACAAGACTGTGAAACTCGCCCTGAGAGAAACCTTTAGTCAGAGCACAACAAAGTTGTTCCCCAATCTATAA